The following proteins are co-located in the Phragmites australis chromosome 10, lpPhrAust1.1, whole genome shotgun sequence genome:
- the LOC133930162 gene encoding secreted RxLR effector protein 161-like: MECRLKISKRDGSEAVDATHYRSVIGSLRYLVNTRPDIAYAVGIASRYMEAPSKQHWAITKQILRYVQGIIGYGCYYKADSKGPVLTGYSDSDLTGDIDDRKSTSGVAFLLGSSIVTWSSKKQKVVAISSCEAEYVAAASAACQGVWLSCLLGEMVGRAPAKFNLKVDNKSTIALSKNPVHHEWTKHIDTKYHFIRSCIKEGKADIEHIGTNGQLADLLTKALGRVKFGEMRQMLGVVEVKAAQRA; this comes from the coding sequence ATGGAGTGCCGTCTCAAGATCAGCAAGAGGGATGGAAGTGAGGCTGTCGATGCAACACACTACAGGAGTGTGATTGGTAGCTTACGCTACCTCGTCAACACCAGGCCCGACATCGCCTATGCTGTTGGGATCGCTAGCCGGTACATGGAAGCTCCAAGCAAGCAGCACTGGGCGATCACCAAGCAGATTTTGAGGTATGTGCAGGGCATAATTGGCTACGGGTGCTACTACAAAGCAGACTCGAAGGGGCCGGTGTTAACAGGCTACAGCGATAGTGACCTCACCGgagatattgatgataggaagagcacTTCCGGGGTTGCATTCCTGCTCGGGAGTAGCATCGTCACATGGAGTTCAAAGAAGCAGAAGGTCGTGGCGATATCATCGTGCGAGGCGGAGTATGTTGCAGCGGCTAGCGCCGCGTGCCAGGGTGTTTGGCTCAGCTGCCTGCTCGGCGAGATGGTTGGGCGAGCTCCAGCGAAGTTCAATCTCAAGGTGGACAACAAGTCAACTATTGCACTCTCAAAGAATCCGGTGCACCATGAGTGGACCAAACATATAGACACGAAGTACCACTTCATCAGGTCATGCATCAAGGAGGGAAAAGCTGACATTGAACATATTGGCACAAATGGGCAACTTGCAGATCTTCTTACCAAGGCACTTGGGCGAGTCAAATTTGGTGAAATGAGGCAGATGTTAGGTGTCGTGGAGGTGAAGGCTGCACAACGGGCTTAA
- the LOC133930418 gene encoding uncharacterized protein LOC133930418 encodes MHPQMIYHADERARKMELAAAERQMGCSCSPLGRIISRVIMRCNGREGHVRNDERLDLDYAMAYPSAQTCYVRPTARTVTFTTNNHQPANARIHTIPPEPLRSHAITLPGTPFPASGAPPPAGAGKPRKSKKKKRVRFTPAGPVPVDAPAPHAAHVPQHAAAAASSGPTAADSVYHHCAAEPSYSPAPPAHEQGHGYGRYAPSPLPRWEMLGTPRRHEYFSGEYRWYYPTPVREVIYSIATDANRLTTIFSEENPNACTIV; translated from the exons ATGCATCCGCAGATGATATATCATGCAGATGAGAGGGCGAGGAAGATGGAGTTGGCGGCGGCAGAGAGGCAGATGGGCTGCTCTTGCTCTCCCTTGGGCAGGATCATATCTCGAGTGATCATGAGATGCAATG GGCGTGAAGGCCACGTCAGGAACGACGAGAGGTTGGACTTGGATTACGCCATGGCGTACCCGTCCGCGCAGACATGCTACGTGCGCCCAACAGCGCGCACCGTCACCTTcaccaccaacaaccaccagcCTGCCAACGCTCGCATCCATACGATCCCGCCGGAGCCACTGCGGTCGCACGCGATCACTCTGCCCGGCACGCCGTTCCCTGCCTCGGGAGCCCCTCCGCCAGCAGGCGCCGGCAAACCACGCaagtccaagaagaagaagcgcgTCCGGTTCACCCCGGCGGGGCCGGTGCCCGTGGACGCGCCAGCACCGCACGCCGCCCACGTGCCCCAGCATGCTGCGGCAgcggcgagcagcggccccACTGCAGCAGACAGTGTCTACCACCACTGTGCAGCGGAGCCGTCGTACTCCCCGGCGCCACCGGCGCACGAGCAGGGACACGGGTACGGCCGGTACGCACCGTCGCCTTTGCCGCGGTGGGAGATGCTGGGCACGCCGAGGCGTCACGAGTACTTCTCCGGCGAGTACCGATGGTACTACCCGACGCCGGTGCGTGAGGTCATCTACAGCATCGCCACCGACGCCAACCGGCTCACCACCATCTTCAGCGAGGAGAACCCCAACGCGTGCACCATCGTCTGA